A DNA window from Rhodococcus sp. Z13 contains the following coding sequences:
- a CDS encoding HEAT repeat domain-containing protein, with protein MLIGEVSQRSGVSTRMLRHYDRLGLVSPTGRTAGGYREYTDDDLRRLFHVESLRSLGMSLREVGRALEDPTFAPAELVQELIRHTQERIAAETELLARLEGVGASSPTAWDDVLRLVALLRAFESDSGSRRQQAVLSQTESAPLPVDALVEAVLTEENAFVAGALRWSLARSGTAALPGLEAGLGSPDPRVRRRAIAALTEIRLPEATALLRRALDDGDRTARTSAALALGFRGVQEAVPVLLETIVEGRKDVEASEVLGGLADRSVPSAEIVRSVLRALDASSDPRTRLRLTQTLAEIPGDAAHDALLALTADRDRTVAATAAVALTTRRGARRA; from the coding sequence ATGCTCATCGGCGAGGTCTCGCAGCGGTCCGGGGTCAGCACACGGATGCTGCGGCACTACGACCGTCTCGGTCTGGTGTCGCCCACGGGCCGTACCGCGGGCGGCTACCGCGAGTACACCGATGACGACCTGCGTCGGCTGTTCCATGTGGAGAGCCTGCGCAGCCTCGGGATGTCGCTGCGGGAGGTGGGACGGGCGCTGGAGGACCCGACGTTCGCCCCGGCCGAACTGGTGCAGGAACTGATCCGGCACACTCAGGAGCGGATCGCGGCGGAGACGGAACTGCTCGCCCGCCTCGAAGGGGTCGGTGCGTCCTCCCCCACCGCCTGGGACGACGTGCTGCGCCTCGTCGCCCTGCTCCGCGCCTTCGAATCCGACTCCGGTTCCCGGCGTCAGCAGGCGGTGCTGTCGCAGACCGAGTCGGCGCCTCTTCCCGTCGATGCGCTGGTGGAGGCGGTGCTGACGGAGGAGAACGCATTCGTTGCAGGGGCACTGCGGTGGTCGCTGGCACGCAGCGGAACCGCGGCGCTCCCGGGGCTGGAGGCGGGGCTGGGCTCCCCCGACCCGCGCGTGCGCCGGCGGGCGATCGCCGCGCTCACCGAGATCCGTCTCCCGGAGGCCACCGCGCTGCTGCGCCGGGCCCTCGACGACGGCGACCGTACCGCCCGCACGTCGGCGGCCCTCGCGTTGGGTTTCCGCGGTGTGCAGGAGGCCGTCCCGGTGCTACTGGAGACGATCGTGGAGGGCCGGAAGGACGTCGAGGCGTCGGAGGTGCTCGGTGGGCTGGCCGACCGGTCGGTGCCGTCCGCGGAGATCGTGCGGTCCGTGCTGCGGGCCCTCGACGCGTCGTCCGATCCCCGCACGCGGCTGCGGCTCACCCAGACCCTCGCGGAGATCCCCGGGGACGCGGCCCACGACGCCCTGCTCGCCCTCACCGCCGACCGGGACCGCACGGTGGCGGCAACGGCGGCGGTCGCCCTCACGACCCGCCGAGGAGCACGCAGGGCCTGA
- a CDS encoding cytochrome b has product MSTSTQSRAAHIGENLDSRYHLSAGIRRQINKVFPTHWSFLLGEIALYSFVILLISGVFLTLFFDPSMAHVVYDGVYTPLRGVGMSRAYETTLNLSFEVRGGLFVRQIHHWAALMFAASIIVHLLRIFFTGAFRRPREANWVIGSLLLILAMFEGFFGYSLPDDLLSGTGLRAAFSGITLSVPIIGTWLHWAIFGGDFPGDLIIPRFYVLHVLLVPGIILALIAAHLALVWYQKHTQFPGPARTEQNVVGVRILPVFAVKSGAFFAMTFAVLALMSGLFQINPVWYLGPYNPSQVSAGSQPDIYMMWTDGMARIWPAWELYPFGRYTIPQPFWIALIMGLVFVVLTVYPWIEKKLTKDDAHHNLLQRPRDVPVRTGLGFMALAFYGVATIMCINDLIAFKFDISINATTWMGRIGLVILPPLAYFIAYRFCLALQRSDRQVLEHGVETGIVRRLPHGEYIEIHQPLGPVDEHGHPVPLEYQGAPVPKRMNKLGTAGKPGSGSWWSPDPADEAAALEAAHHEAELELRNTLREYQERIHGNGDGAKELPEKSH; this is encoded by the coding sequence GTGAGTACTTCAACCCAATCCCGTGCCGCGCACATCGGCGAGAATCTCGATTCCCGCTACCACCTGTCCGCGGGTATCCGTCGTCAGATCAACAAGGTGTTCCCCACCCACTGGTCCTTCCTGCTGGGTGAGATCGCGCTGTACAGCTTCGTCATCCTGTTGATCTCGGGTGTCTTCCTCACCCTGTTCTTCGACCCGTCGATGGCCCACGTGGTCTACGACGGCGTCTACACGCCGCTGCGTGGTGTGGGCATGTCCCGCGCCTACGAGACGACCCTGAACCTGTCGTTCGAGGTCCGCGGTGGTCTGTTCGTCCGCCAGATCCACCACTGGGCGGCACTGATGTTCGCGGCGTCGATCATCGTGCACCTGCTGCGCATCTTCTTCACCGGTGCGTTCCGCCGCCCGCGTGAGGCGAACTGGGTGATCGGCTCGCTGCTGCTCATCCTGGCGATGTTCGAGGGCTTCTTCGGTTACTCGCTCCCCGACGACCTGCTCTCCGGTACGGGTCTGCGGGCCGCCTTCTCGGGCATCACGCTGTCGGTCCCGATCATCGGCACCTGGCTGCACTGGGCGATCTTCGGCGGCGACTTCCCCGGCGATCTGATCATCCCGCGCTTCTACGTGCTGCACGTGCTGCTCGTCCCGGGCATCATCCTGGCCCTGATCGCCGCGCACCTCGCGCTGGTCTGGTACCAGAAGCACACCCAGTTCCCCGGCCCCGCCCGGACCGAACAGAACGTCGTGGGTGTCCGCATCCTCCCGGTGTTCGCCGTCAAGTCGGGTGCCTTCTTCGCGATGACCTTCGCGGTCCTCGCCCTGATGAGCGGTCTGTTCCAGATCAACCCGGTCTGGTACCTCGGCCCGTACAACCCGTCGCAGGTCTCCGCCGGCTCGCAGCCGGACATCTACATGATGTGGACGGACGGCATGGCCCGTATCTGGCCGGCCTGGGAGCTGTACCCGTTCGGCCGGTACACGATCCCGCAGCCGTTCTGGATCGCGCTGATCATGGGCCTCGTCTTCGTGGTCCTCACGGTCTACCCGTGGATCGAGAAGAAGCTGACCAAGGACGACGCGCACCACAACCTGCTGCAGCGTCCTCGCGACGTGCCGGTCCGTACCGGCCTCGGGTTCATGGCGCTGGCCTTCTACGGTGTGGCCACGATCATGTGCATCAACGACCTCATCGCGTTCAAGTTCGACATCTCGATCAACGCGACGACGTGGATGGGTCGTATCGGCCTGGTCATCCTGCCGCCGCTGGCGTACTTCATCGCCTACCGCTTCTGCCTGGCACTTCAGCGCAGCGACCGCCAGGTCCTGGAGCACGGCGTGGAGACGGGCATCGTCCGTCGCCTGCCGCACGGTGAGTACATCGAGATCCACCAGCCGCTCGGCCCGGTCGACGAGCACGGCCACCCGGTTCCGCTGGAGTACCAGGGTGCTCCGGTCCCGAAGCGGATGAACAAGCTCGGTACCGCCGGCAAGCCCGGCTCCGGCAGCTGGTGGAGCCCGGACCCGGCCGACGAGGCCGCCGCGCTCGAGGCCGCGCACCACGAGGCCGAGCTCGAGCTGCGGAACACGCTCCGCGAGTACCAGGAGCGCATCCACGGCAACGGCGACGGTGCCAAGGAGCTGCCCGAGAAGTCGCACTGA
- a CDS encoding cytochrome c oxidase subunit 4: protein MKIEAKLFEVVTVFFVLVAIVYGTFTGLSDKGIEWAGLTAIVLSAGLTLIVGTYFRFVARRLDTRPEDYEDAEVSDGAGDLGFFSAGSFWPILLAGAAAFAAIALAFFQPWLIVVAVVLIVASAAGLVFEYHLGPEKH, encoded by the coding sequence ATGAAGATCGAAGCCAAGCTCTTCGAGGTCGTGACGGTGTTCTTCGTGCTCGTCGCCATCGTGTACGGCACGTTCACCGGCCTCTCGGACAAGGGCATCGAGTGGGCGGGTCTGACGGCCATCGTCCTCTCCGCGGGCCTGACCCTGATCGTCGGAACGTACTTCCGGTTCGTCGCTCGTCGTCTCGACACCCGTCCGGAGGACTACGAGGACGCCGAGGTCAGCGACGGCGCCGGCGACCTGGGCTTCTTCAGTGCCGGTAGCTTCTGGCCCATCCTTCTGGCCGGTGCGGCCGCCTTCGCCGCCATCGCGCTGGCGTTCTTCCAGCCCTGGCTGATCGTCGTCGCGGTCGTGCTGATCGTCGCGTCGGCTGCCGGTCTGGTGTTCGAGTACCACCTCGGCCCCGAGAAGCACTGA
- a CDS encoding cytochrome c oxidase subunit II has translation MNVAQGRILRRFGLAASLGIAALVLTGCSSEEVLRFGWPEGVTPQAERMRELWTWSVIAALVMGILVWGLTFWVVAAYRRRKGDPEFPRQTAYNVPLELAYTAAPFVAVCVLFYFTVVVQNYVLEKEDNPNVVVDVTAFQWNWKFGYRTVDLGDGTARYDGTDQEAQDAMALQPYELGIEGDHDEHAEVPPIHGKPTEDLSYLHYDKIETIGTSEEIPVLVLPTGKRIEFQLASSDVIHAFWVPEFLFKRDVNPNPIENNSDPVFQISEIEREGAFVGRCAEMCGTYHAMMNFEVRAVSPEDFARYIELRKPVEDGGQGLSNAAALEAIGQSPIATSTTPFKTDRTDRSASVAAGE, from the coding sequence GTGAACGTGGCGCAAGGTCGGATCCTTCGGCGGTTCGGGCTCGCAGCATCACTCGGCATTGCAGCCTTGGTGCTGACCGGGTGTTCTAGCGAAGAAGTCCTTCGTTTCGGCTGGCCGGAGGGGGTCACTCCTCAGGCCGAGCGTATGCGTGAGCTCTGGACGTGGTCGGTGATCGCCGCCCTCGTCATGGGCATTCTGGTGTGGGGCCTGACCTTCTGGGTGGTGGCTGCCTACCGCCGGCGCAAGGGTGACCCCGAGTTCCCCCGCCAGACGGCGTACAACGTGCCCCTCGAGCTCGCGTACACCGCGGCTCCGTTCGTGGCCGTGTGTGTGCTCTTCTACTTCACCGTCGTGGTGCAGAACTACGTCCTCGAGAAGGAGGACAACCCGAACGTCGTGGTCGACGTCACGGCGTTCCAATGGAACTGGAAGTTCGGTTACCGCACCGTCGATCTCGGTGACGGTACCGCGCGTTACGACGGCACCGATCAGGAAGCCCAGGACGCGATGGCCCTGCAGCCCTACGAGCTGGGCATCGAGGGCGACCACGACGAGCATGCCGAGGTTCCCCCGATCCACGGCAAGCCCACGGAGGATCTCTCCTACCTGCACTACGACAAGATCGAGACGATCGGCACCAGCGAGGAGATCCCGGTCCTCGTTCTGCCCACCGGCAAGCGCATCGAGTTCCAGCTCGCGTCGTCGGACGTCATCCACGCGTTCTGGGTCCCCGAGTTCCTGTTCAAGCGGGACGTGAACCCGAACCCGATCGAGAACAACTCCGATCCGGTCTTCCAGATCTCCGAGATCGAGCGCGAGGGTGCGTTCGTGGGCCGCTGCGCCGAGATGTGCGGCACCTACCACGCGATGATGAACTTCGAGGTCCGCGCGGTCAGCCCCGAGGACTTCGCCCGGTACATCGAGCTCCGTAAGCCGGTCGAGGACGGCGGCCAGGGCCTGTCGAACGCCGCCGCGCTTGAGGCCATCGGCCAGAGCCCGATCGCAACCTCGACGACCCCGTTCAAGACCGATCGTACGGACCGGTCGGCCTCCGTCGCCGCCGGCGAGTGA
- a CDS encoding HEAT repeat domain-containing protein produces MSTHHDPSVRVPTRVPTRVSAPVPIGVLTVALTAADTPVRLRAALELGTAADPHTARALVERCAVEPDFYVRDMLTWALCRLPARITVPLLLAELGAEGTQARSQALHTLSKIGDRSAWPGVARMLHDPHDEIARSAWRAAVVLVPDGQEPRLAAELAGELGRGDREVRLSLSRALAALDEAAVPALEAAAAHPDPQVRAHAAATERIRVDPDSSFDLAVETAHRIAVTDPDGSREVT; encoded by the coding sequence ATGAGCACCCACCACGACCCGTCCGTCCGCGTCCCCACCCGAGTCCCCACCCGCGTCTCCGCCCCGGTCCCCATCGGTGTCCTCACTGTCGCCCTGACCGCCGCGGACACCCCGGTACGGCTGCGCGCAGCGCTCGAACTGGGGACCGCCGCCGACCCGCACACCGCCCGGGCGCTCGTCGAGCGGTGTGCCGTGGAACCGGACTTCTACGTCCGCGACATGCTGACCTGGGCGCTGTGCCGCCTCCCCGCCAGGATCACCGTGCCGCTCCTGCTCGCCGAGCTGGGGGCGGAGGGGACGCAGGCACGCAGCCAGGCCCTGCACACCCTCTCCAAGATCGGTGACCGGTCGGCCTGGCCCGGCGTGGCACGAATGCTGCACGACCCGCACGACGAGATCGCCCGCAGCGCGTGGCGGGCCGCGGTCGTCCTCGTCCCGGACGGGCAGGAGCCGCGGCTCGCCGCCGAGCTGGCCGGCGAACTCGGTCGCGGCGACCGGGAGGTCCGGCTGAGCCTGAGCCGGGCGCTCGCCGCCCTGGACGAGGCCGCTGTCCCCGCCCTGGAGGCCGCAGCGGCCCATCCCGACCCGCAGGTCCGGGCCCATGCGGCGGCCACCGAGCGGATCCGGGTCGATCCCGACAGTAGCTTCGACCTCGCGGTGGAGACCGCACACCGGATCGCGGTGACGGACCCCGACGGCTCCCGGGAGGTGACGTGA
- a CDS encoding HesB/IscA family protein has protein sequence MTVQQETDTHGVILTEAAAAKAKALLDQEGRDDLALRIAVQPGGCAGLRYQLFFDDRTLDGDLTKEFGGVNLVVDRMSAPYVEGASIDFVDTIEKQGFTIDNPNATGSCACGDSFN, from the coding sequence ATGACTGTGCAGCAAGAGACCGACACTCACGGCGTCATCCTGACCGAGGCTGCCGCTGCCAAGGCGAAGGCACTGCTCGATCAGGAGGGCCGTGACGACCTGGCACTGCGTATCGCCGTTCAGCCCGGCGGCTGCGCGGGTCTGCGGTACCAGCTGTTCTTCGACGATCGCACGCTCGACGGCGACCTCACCAAGGAGTTCGGCGGTGTGAACCTCGTCGTCGACCGGATGAGCGCCCCCTACGTCGAGGGTGCGTCCATCGACTTCGTCGACACCATCGAGAAGCAGGGCTTCACGATCGACAACCCCAACGCGACGGGGTCGTGCGCCTGCGGCGACTCGTTCAACTGA
- a CDS encoding carbohydrate kinase family protein has protein sequence MTIAVTGSIATDHLMRFPGRFAEQLLADQLSHISLSFLVDDLVVRRGGVGGNIAFAMGVLGGSPVLVGAVGADFAEYRTWLEDHGVDCSSVRVSTTAHTARFVCTTDLDMAQIASFYPGAMSEAREISIEEVVRRHGVDLVLIGANDPDAMIRHTEECRRLGVPFVADPSQQLARLDGKQAEQLIDGAEYLFTNEYEWGLLLQKTGLTEDEVQAKVGLRITTLGGDGAKIVDRDGNWVQVGVVPERAKVDPTGVGDAFRAGFLLGHRAGLSLERAAQLGSLVAVHVLETTGTQEWTFDRADALKRLGEAYGAEAADEIGAVLGA, from the coding sequence GTGACCATCGCCGTGACCGGCTCCATCGCCACCGACCACCTCATGCGTTTCCCCGGCCGGTTCGCCGAGCAGCTGCTCGCCGACCAGCTCTCGCACATCTCGCTCAGCTTCCTCGTCGACGACCTGGTCGTGCGGCGCGGCGGTGTCGGCGGCAACATCGCCTTCGCGATGGGTGTTCTCGGGGGATCGCCCGTGCTCGTCGGTGCCGTCGGCGCCGACTTCGCCGAGTACCGGACGTGGCTCGAGGACCACGGCGTGGACTGCTCGTCGGTGCGGGTGTCGACCACCGCCCACACCGCGCGGTTCGTGTGCACCACCGACCTCGACATGGCGCAGATCGCGTCGTTCTACCCCGGCGCGATGTCGGAGGCCCGCGAGATCTCCATCGAGGAGGTCGTGCGCCGGCACGGCGTCGACCTGGTGCTGATCGGCGCCAACGACCCCGACGCGATGATCCGCCACACCGAGGAGTGCCGTCGCCTCGGCGTCCCCTTCGTCGCCGACCCGTCGCAGCAGCTCGCCCGCCTGGACGGCAAGCAGGCCGAGCAGCTCATCGACGGCGCCGAGTACCTGTTCACCAACGAGTACGAGTGGGGTCTGCTGCTGCAGAAGACCGGTCTCACCGAGGACGAGGTGCAGGCGAAGGTCGGGCTCCGCATCACCACCCTCGGCGGTGACGGCGCGAAGATCGTCGACCGCGACGGCAACTGGGTGCAGGTGGGTGTCGTGCCCGAGCGCGCCAAGGTCGATCCCACCGGTGTGGGCGATGCCTTCCGCGCCGGTTTCCTGCTCGGTCACCGCGCCGGCCTGAGCCTCGAGCGCGCCGCGCAGCTCGGCTCCCTGGTCGCCGTGCACGTCCTCGAGACCACCGGCACCCAGGAATGGACCTTCGACCGCGCCGATGCCCTCAAGCGTCTCGGTGAGGCCTACGGTGCCGAGGCCGCCGACGAGATCGGTGCGGTGCTCGGCGCCTGA
- the asnB gene encoding asparagine synthase (glutamine-hydrolyzing) yields the protein MCGLLGFLTTDGTTDDAVAQVGSAMHCLRHRGPDEHGTWHDADLVLGFNRLSIIDIAHSHQPLRWGPPEQPDRYALTFNGEIYNYLELREELTEKFGAAFATEGDSETIVAAYHHWGERAVQKLRGMFAFAIWDTHTRELFLARDPFGIKPLFIATGPNGTVFGSEKKSLLELADLVGIDTELDARAIEHYTVLQYVPEPETLHRSIRRLESGCHARLRPGSEPEITRYFHPTFPVRPFAAGREQDRYREIAEALEDSVAKHMRADVTVGSFLSGGIDSTAIAALAMRHNPKLITFTAGFEREGYSEVDVAAESAAAIGARHVVRVVSPAEFAAAIPEIIWYLDDPVADPALVPLWFIAREARKHVKVVLSGEGADELFGGYTIYREPLSLRPFEFLPSALRRAAGKLSERIPEGTRGKSLLHRGSMTLEERYYGNARSFNDAQLRAVLRDFRPEWTHQDVTAPIYAQSAGWDPVARMQHLDLFTWLRGDILVKADKMTMANSLELRVPFLDSEVFRVASQVPLEQKITKDTTKYALRQALEGIVPPHVLHRAKLGFPVPLRHWLAGTELFDWAHEVIAESQTDHLLDKTAVTKMLDEHRTGPIDHSRRLWTVLCFMIWHGIFVEKRVVPQIQEPAYPVEL from the coding sequence GTGTGCGGATTGCTCGGGTTTCTGACCACTGACGGCACCACCGACGACGCCGTCGCCCAGGTGGGCTCCGCAATGCACTGCCTGCGTCATCGCGGGCCCGACGAGCACGGCACCTGGCACGACGCCGACCTGGTCCTCGGATTCAACCGCCTGTCGATCATCGACATCGCGCATTCGCACCAGCCGCTGCGCTGGGGACCCCCGGAACAGCCCGACCGGTATGCGCTGACGTTCAACGGTGAGATCTACAACTACCTCGAACTGCGCGAGGAGCTCACCGAGAAGTTCGGTGCCGCCTTCGCCACCGAGGGCGACAGCGAGACCATCGTCGCGGCCTACCACCACTGGGGTGAGCGGGCCGTGCAGAAGCTGCGCGGCATGTTCGCCTTCGCGATCTGGGACACCCACACCCGTGAGCTGTTCCTCGCCCGCGATCCCTTCGGCATCAAGCCGCTGTTCATCGCGACCGGCCCGAACGGCACCGTCTTCGGTAGCGAGAAGAAGAGCCTGCTCGAGCTCGCCGATCTCGTCGGCATCGACACCGAACTCGACGCGCGGGCGATCGAGCACTACACGGTGCTCCAGTACGTCCCCGAGCCGGAGACCCTGCACCGCAGCATCCGGCGCCTCGAATCGGGCTGCCACGCGCGTCTGCGGCCCGGTTCCGAGCCGGAGATCACCCGCTACTTCCACCCGACCTTCCCGGTGCGGCCGTTCGCGGCCGGCCGCGAGCAGGACCGCTACCGCGAGATCGCCGAGGCGCTCGAGGACTCGGTGGCCAAGCACATGCGGGCCGACGTGACGGTCGGGTCGTTCCTCTCGGGCGGCATCGACTCCACCGCCATCGCCGCGCTGGCGATGCGCCACAACCCCAAGCTCATCACCTTCACCGCCGGTTTCGAGCGGGAGGGCTACTCCGAGGTCGACGTCGCCGCCGAGTCGGCCGCGGCGATCGGTGCCCGGCACGTGGTGCGGGTGGTCTCCCCCGCCGAGTTCGCCGCGGCGATCCCGGAGATCATCTGGTACCTCGACGACCCGGTGGCCGACCCGGCACTCGTGCCGCTGTGGTTCATCGCCCGCGAGGCCCGCAAGCACGTCAAGGTCGTGCTGTCCGGTGAGGGCGCCGACGAGCTGTTCGGCGGCTACACCATCTACCGCGAGCCGCTGTCGCTGCGCCCGTTCGAGTTCCTCCCGTCGGCGCTGCGCCGGGCCGCCGGGAAGCTGTCCGAGCGCATCCCCGAGGGCACCCGCGGCAAGAGCCTGCTGCACCGCGGCTCGATGACCCTCGAGGAGCGCTACTACGGCAATGCCCGCAGCTTCAACGACGCACAGCTGCGCGCGGTGCTGCGCGACTTCCGACCCGAGTGGACCCATCAGGACGTCACCGCGCCGATCTACGCGCAGTCGGCCGGCTGGGATCCGGTCGCCCGGATGCAGCACCTCGACCTGTTCACCTGGCTGCGCGGCGACATCCTCGTCAAGGCCGACAAGATGACGATGGCGAACTCGCTCGAGCTGCGTGTGCCGTTCCTCGACTCCGAGGTGTTCCGGGTGGCGTCGCAGGTGCCGTTGGAGCAGAAGATCACGAAGGACACGACGAAGTACGCGTTGCGTCAGGCTCTCGAGGGCATCGTGCCGCCGCACGTGCTGCACCGCGCGAAGCTGGGCTTCCCGGTGCCGCTGCGGCACTGGCTCGCCGGCACCGAGCTGTTCGACTGGGCGCACGAGGTGATCGCCGAGTCGCAGACCGATCACCTGCTGGACAAGACCGCGGTGACGAAGATGCTCGACGAGCACCGCACCGGCCCGATCGACCACAGCCGCCGCCTGTGGACGGTGCTGTGCTTCATGATCTGGCACGGCATCTTCGTCGAGAAGCGCGTCGTCCCGCAGATCCAGGAACCGGCCTACCCGGTCGAGCTCTGA